A window of Rhinatrema bivittatum chromosome 2, aRhiBiv1.1, whole genome shotgun sequence contains these coding sequences:
- the ABRA gene encoding actin-binding Rho-activating protein has protein sequence MPSAENQKISPAKRAIKKIRTACLVSSLTRGWQQWATENANKQAQEPPGWSPDSTDDENTKPNKTEKQTWKPKPATVPAAKEDLHNSTSSAEDLGEALIRSKEVNKTVISKVYERGGDISYLTNKYEISPSTSETSRDVENLLDGNISPTRRRKCSNLVSQLTKGWKQIEQGTNDLASNEATGIMVQHFRSNSIDAEDSGYGEGEEEQQGNLGKVLELPDKTTEIIARIKRPVASFAKKATDEVNSFNQAYKRYSPVENIKGRWQTWVDQHLITQKLNPFSEEFDHNLAMATRLHKGDEGYGYPKEGTKTAERAKRAEAHINREIKDMCFIIRTMAEPGPEGSVQITFGELFERYVRISDKVVGILMRARKHGLVHFDGEMLWQGRDDHVIITLL, from the exons ATGCCGTCTGCAGAAAACCAAAAGATTTCACCGGCAAAAAGGGCAATTAAAAAGATCAGAACAGCATGCCTGGTTTCCAGCTTGACTCGAGGCTGGCAACAATGGGCAACAGAGAATGCAAACAAACAAGCCCAAGAGCCTCCTGGTTGGTCGCCTGACAGCACAGATGATGAAAACACCAAACCTAATAAAACGGAAAAGCAAACCTGGAAGCCCAagcctgccacagtacctgctgcAAAAGAAGACCTGCATAATTCAACTAGTTCTGCTGAGGATCTTGGCGAAGCATTAATTAGAAGCAAAGAGGTAAACAAAACTGTGATCAGTAAAGTCtatgagagaggaggagacatTAGTTACTTAACCAATAAGTATGAGATAAGTCCAAGTACTTCTGAAACAAGTAGGGATGTTGAGAACTTACTTGATGGCAACATTTCTCCAACACGAAGAAGAAAGTGCTCAAATTTGGTGTCCCAGTTAACCAAAGGCTGGAAACAGATAGAGCAAGGGACAAATGATTTGGCATCAAATGAGGCTACTGGTATAATGGTACAGCACTTCAGGAGTAACAGTATTGATGCAGAGGACAGTGGGTATGGAGAAGGTGAAGAAGAGCAACAGGGTAATTTAGGCAAAGTGCTGGAGCTGCCCGATAAAACCACAGAAATCATCGCAAGGATTAAACGTCCCGTAGCATCATT TGCAAAGAAAGCTACAGATGAAGTCAATAGCTTCAATCAGGCCTATAAGAGATACAGTCCTGTGGAAAACATTAAAGGCAGATGGCAGACATGGGTTGACCAGCATCTTATAACCCAAAAGCTGAATCCTTTCAGTGAGGAATTTGACCATAACTTAGCGATGGCAACTCGCCTCCACAAAGGTGACGAGGGGTATGGCTACCCAAAGGAAGGGACCAAAACAGCTGAGAGGGCTAAGAGAGCTGAAGCACACATCAATCGAGAAATAAAGGACATGTGCTTTATCATCAGAACGATGGCGGAGCCTGGACCTGAGGGCAGTGTCCAGATCACTTTTGGCGAGCTCTTTGAACGATACGTGCGTATTTCGGATAAGGTCGTCGGTATTCTCATGAGGGCCAGGAAACATGGACTCGTCCATTTTGATGGAGAAATGCTCTGGCAAGGCAGAGATGATCATGTAATAATTACTTTACTGTAA